DNA from Methylobacterium currus:
GGCCGGGCGACGCTCGGCACGATGCCGCCGGCCCTCGTCGGCGCCCACCTCGCCGGGCCGGAAGGAGCGATGGCCGGGACGGGGATCGGCTCGGCCCTGTTCGGCGTGCTGGGGCTCGCCCTGGCATTCCGGGTCGTCGGCGTCCTGGAGCGACGGGAGGCGGCGAGCCTCGGGACGGAGGCGGGGCGGTCCGCCGAGGCTCGGCGGCCCTAGACTCCGCGACCGCTCGGCCCGACCCGGCACGGGTCGTGCTCCCGCACCGCGTGCCGGGTGACGTCGATGTCGGCGGCCGATGACGCGGATCACCCACTCTCGGCGTTTTGCGAAGGGCCGGGCTGATTGCTATAGAAGCGTGGTACGGCCGTACGAACCCAGCGGAAACCACACGCCCTTGTCGAGAATGATCGATCCCCAGTGTGGTGCGGAAGTCGAGCGGTCGGCGGCCCTGCATGCCTACAAGCTGCTCGATGCCCCGCGCGAGCAGGATTTCGACGACATCGCCCGGATGGCCTCGCGGATCTGCGGGACTCCCATGGCGGTCGTGAACCTCGTCGACACCCACCGGCAGTTCTTCCTCGCCGAGGTGGGGCTCGGGGTGCGCGAAACGCCGCTCGAAACCTCGTTCTGCGGCCATGCCATCCTCGAAGAGGACCTGCTGGTCATCCCGGATGCCCGGCAGGATCCCCGCTTCGACGGCAACCCGCTCGTCCATGGGACGGCCGGCCTGCAATTCTATGCCGGCGCGGTGCTGAAGACCCCCGATGGCCAGCCCATCGGCACCATGTGTGTGCTCGATACCAAGCCGCGTCATCTCAGCGAGCTGCAGATCGACATGCTGCGCTTTCTGGCCCGCCAGGCGATGACCCAGATGGAATTGCGGCGCTCCGTCGCCACGCGCGACCGCCTCCTCGCGGAAGCCCGCGCCGCCGAGGCGCGTCGCCGGGATCTGGCGCATGAGATGGCGCACCGGATGAAGAACCTGCTCTCCATGGTCCAGGCCGTGGCGACGCAGACCCTCCGGCAGGCGACCTCGATGGAGGAGGGGCGGCTGGCGATCTCGCACCGTCTGACGGCCCTGGCCCGGGCGCAGGACATCCTGTTGCAGGCGGACTTCAAGGCCGCGGACGTGTGCGAGGTCGTGGCGGCCACGATCGCCCCCCATCAGACCAGCGACCGCCGCATCCGCCTGAACGGTCCCGGTACGCTCCTGACCTCGCAGCAGGCGCTCGGCCTGTCGCTGGCCGTCCACGAACTCGCGACCAATGCGGCAAAATACGGCGCCCTGTCGAACGATGACGGCACCGTCGACGTCGCCTGGACCGACGAGGACAACGCGTTCGTCTTCGACTGGACCGAACGCGGCGGTCCCGCCGTCGTCGCGCCGGACAGGCGAGGGTTCGGCTCGAAGCTCATCGAGCGGATCGTGGCGTCCTACTTCAATGGCGAGGGCCGCATCGACTTCGCTCCCGAAGGCATCCGGTTCAGGCTGGTCGGGAAATCGGACCGTCTGCCCGTGACGGCGTAGGGGCGGATCGCAGGCCATGGCTCAGTCTCTCACCCCGTCCCGCTTCGCCGTCCTGATCGTCGAGGATGACGCCCTGGTGCGCGCGGAGGCGGTCGATCTCTGCGCGGAGGCCGGCTTCACCACCTACGAGGCCCGGAACGCCGATCAGGCGATCGGTCAGCTGGAGAGCCATTCCGACATCCGTGTCCTGTTCACCGATATCGAGATGCCCGGTACGATGGATGGATTGAAGCTGGCGCATGGCGTGCAGGATCGCTGGCCGCCCATCTCCATCATCGTCACGTCGGGCCGCATCACGGTCGGCAAGGACGACATGCCCGAGAACGGCCTGTTCTTCGCCAAGCCCTATCCGCCGGAGGCCATCCTGCGCACGCTTCTCGATATTGCGGGACATCTGGGAGATGAGGCAGGCGGGTAGGCCCCCTGCCTCTGCGCTCCCTCGCCTCGCAACTCGGCCGCACCGACCCCACCTCGCCTTTCGGAACGGCCGCCACGGCGTATCCGGTGAAGGATCCGTCGCCATCGGGAGCGGGCCGGACAGGGAATGGCGGCCCTGCGATGAACGGCGGGACGCCGCAGCCCTCGGACACGGGCGGGCTTGAGCCGTCGCGTCGCCGCGAGCCGGATCCACCGGCCATCGTGCGGAATCCCGAAACCCCCTCTCCCGTGTGGAGGAGGGGGCCGGGGCTCGGACGGGGTGCGTCGATCAGGGATCGCGCGGGCGCCTCACGCGTCCCGCGCCCGCCCCTCCACCGCGCGCCCGTCCCGGGCGGCGAGCCGCATGCTCACGGCCGGCGGCGGGGGCTGGCGCCGCGCGCGGCGTCGAAGCACCAGGGGCACGGTCGGGTCCTGCCGAAAGGGCAGGTCGAGCACGCTCTCCACGTCGTTGCGGGTGAGGCCGATGTCTTTGAGCGCCCGGTCGTCGAGCTCGGCGAGGCGGTAGGCGGCGCGGCGGTTGATCCAGAGGGTGACGATCCGGGCCACGATCTGCGCGGCCTTGCGGCCGACGCCGAGCGCCAGCGAGAGGACACCGAAGAGGGGGGCAAAGCTGATCGTCATCGTGGTCTCCGGCGGGAGCTGTCGGCGAACCTCGTCATGCGCCGGCCATCGCTCTTCCGCTGCGTCGTCATAGCCCCGCTCGGCTGATGCGTTGAGCGAATGATTGAGATGTGTCACATCACACGGATTGATGATGGAGCGAGCCGGTGCATCCCCTCGACATCGACCAGCTCCGGACCCTGGTGGCGATCGCCGAGAGCGGCTCGTTCACCCGCGCTGCGGAGGCGGTGAACAAGACCCAGTCCGCGGTCTCGATGCAGATGAAGCGGCTCGAGGAGCGGATCGGGCGCGAGATCTTCGCCAAGGCGGGGCGCGGCGTGCGGCTGACTGACGACGGCGAGCGCCTCCTCGACTACGCCCGGCGCATCGTGCGGCTCCAGACCGAATGCCTCGCGACCTTCGACGAGGGCGACCTCGCCGGACGGGTGCGCCTCGGCCTGCCCGACGACTACGTCGACCGCTACCTGCCGGAGATCCTCGGGCGCTTCGCCCGGACCCATCCCCGGGCCGAGGTGACGGTGATCTGCGAACCCACCGACATGCTGGCCGAGCGGATCGCCGCCGGCGACATCGACCTCGCCATCGTGACGGAAGCCAAGGGTTCCCCGAAGGACAAGGGGCGGCGCACCATCGAGACGGTCCGCACCGAGGCCCTGCTCTGGGTCACGTCGAGCCGCCACGCCGTCCATGCCGAGCACCCGGTGCCCCTCGCCCTCGGGCGGCCCGCCTGCAACTGGCGCCGGGCCGCCATCGAGGCCCTTGAGCGCGGCGGACGCGACAGCCGGATCCTGTTCGTGAGCTGGAACTCGACCGCGGTCGGCGCCGCGGTGCTGGCCGGGCTCGCCGTCTCGGTGCTGCCCGAGAGCGCGCTGCGTCCCGGCATGCGGGTGCTCGGGCCGCAGGAAGGCTTCGCGACCCTGCCGGCCTGCCGCATCGGGCTGATGCGACACCGTTCCGGAGAGCCCAATCCGCTCGCGGACATCCTGGCCGGGCAGATCCGGCAATGCCTGGACAATCTCGGCCTGGCGGCGGAATGAGGCGCGCAAGACCTGCCTTCGCAAGACCTGCCTTCGCAACACCTGCCTTCGCAACACCTGCCTTCAGTGGAGGGCGGAGATGAAGCGGTTGCTCAGGTTGCTGTACAGGCCGCCGGCCGAATTGCCGTAGACGGCGAGCGCGCCGGTCAGCGCGAGGAAGATCAGGGTCGCGATTAGCGCGTACTCGATCGCCGTCGCGCCGGATTGCTCACGACGGAAGCGCCGGATCACCTCCGTCACCCGCGATCTGCCACGCACGTCGATGTCTCCCGGTCCGCCACCCCCGACTCTACGGCAGACCTCCTCACCGGGGGTTAATCCGACGGATGAATACGACGCCGGACGCGCGATCGCGGAGCGGGCGCGGACATCCGGAAGCGAGACGAGGCACCGCTTCCCCCCCGATCGGAGGAACAGCGACCCAGAGCCATATCCTCGGACGATGCCCCGTCCCGCGCAGCGCAGGGCCGCCTGAGGACGAGGCGTAGCGCGGGCTCCCCTGTCCCGTGGGGGAGAGGGGAGCCCGCGCTCGATCTCAAACCGGACTTTCCTCCGACACGTCCCGCGCGCGGCGGGACGAAAGCCCGCCTCAGGCCTTGCCCGTCTCCTTGCGCAGAGCGTCGATGCGCTGCGAGGCCTCGGCCTTGTCGAGGTCGGGATCGAACGCGTCCTCGTCCTTGGCCTGCTCGGCCAGGGTCTTGAGATAGGAGGCCTGCGCCCCGGTCATCGGCTCGGAGCCGGTGGTCCAGTCCTTCGGGTCCTTGATCCGGTTCGAGGTGTCCTTCGGGTCCTGCTTCGGGTTCTCGGTCTCGTGATGCTTGGTGTCGTGATGCTTGGTGTCGTGATCCTCGGTCTCGGCCTTCTGGGTCTTGGCGGTGGTAGCCTTGGCGGTCGCAGTCATGAGGGCCCTACATGTTCTCTGAATGTTCCGGCCAGACAACGGGGAAGCCCCGGCCCGCGTTCCCGGCCCGACCGCCGCAGGCACGGCTTGTCCCCGCAAAACCGCGGCGCCGACGCACGAAGGCCCCGGGCGGTCTCCCGCCCGGGGCCTTCAGGGTCACGCGATGGATGCGAGGCTCAGGCCGCCGCGTTTCAGGCAGCCTTGGCCCGCGGCTGCACCTCGGCGGTGTAGTCGTCCATCAGGGTCTTGGTCATCGCGGCCGGGGTGAAGCGGTACTGGGCGATCTCCGAGACCGGGGTGACCTCGGCGGCCGAGCCGGTGATGAAGCACTCGGTGAAGCCCGCCATCTCCTCGGGGCGGATGCGCCGCTCGACCACCTCGTAGCCGCGCCGCCGCGCCAGCTCGATCACGGTCTGGCGGGTGATGCCGTTGAGGAAGCGGTCCGCCGTCGGGGTGTGGATCACCCCGTCCTGGATGAAGAACACGTTGGCGCCGGTGCACTCGGCGACGTTGTCCTCCCAGTCGAGCATCAGGGCGTCGGCATAGCCCTTGTTCTCGGCCCGGTGCTTGGAGATCGTGCAGATCATGTACAGGCCCGCCGCCTTCGAGGCGGACGGCGCGGTGCGCGGATCGGGCCGGCGGTAATCGGCGAGATCGAGCCGGATGCCCTTCATCTTGGTCGCCGGGTCGAAGTAGCTCGGCCACTCCCACGCCGCGATGGCGAGATGGATGGTGTTGTGTTGCGCCGAGACGCCCATCATCTCCGAGCCGCGCCAGGCGACCGGGCGGAGATACGCGTCCTGCAGGCCGCTCTCCTTCAGCACCAGCCGCTTGGCGGCGTCGATCTCGGCCACCGAGTACGGGACCTCGAAGTCGAGGAGCTCGGCCGAGCGGCGCAGGCGCTGCGAGTGCTCGGTGCACTTGAAGATCTGGCCGCCATAGGCGCGCTCGCCCTCGAACACGCTGGAGCCGTAGTGCAGGCCGTGGCTGAGTACGTGAATCTTCGCGTCCGCCCACGGCACCATGCGGCCGTCGAACCAGATGTGGCCTTCACGCTGGTCGAAGGGAATGACGGACATGACGATGATCCTCGTATGCGTTCGTTTCCGCCTGGCTGGTTCTCGCGCAACGTTCGTGCTTGAGCGGGGCGCGGGGCGTTCGTTCGTTTCGCCGGCGGGGTTGACGGGTATCAATGGGGCTGAGATATGTCAACAAGACTGACATAAATGACGAGGGCCGCGAAGGCCGGATTCTCGCCAGCTTGTCCCTGTGAAGAGGTGCGACCCGTGACCAAGGCCGCCCGGACCCGTCCGGCCCCCATCCCGGACGCCGCCAACGAGGACCTGCCGAAGGTAGGCTACTCCCCGGACACGCCCGCGCAAGAGCTCTCCGAGCAGGACCTCTCCGACGACGCCACGGCCGGCGCCGGCGAGGCCCCGGCCTACGACCTGATCGAGCTCCTGTTCTTCGCCTATCGCGACTTCGTCGCCGATCCGGACCGGATTCTCGCCGAGTACGGCTTCGGCCGCGCCCATCACCGGGTGCTGCACTTCGTCGACCGCCATCCCGGCCTCACCATCGCCGAACTCCTGGATATCCTGCGGATCACCAAGCAGAGCCTGAACCGGGTGCTGAAGGAATTGATCGAGCAGGGCTACATCGCGCAGCGGACGGGCACGAGCGACCGCCGCCACCGCCTCCTCACCTGCACGCCGGAAGGCCGGCAGCTCGCCCAGCGCCTCGCCGGCGTCCAGGGCCGCCGGGTCCGCCGGGCGCTGGCGGAGGCAGGCCCGGCGCTCCGGGAGCCGGCGAGCCGCTTCCTGCTCGCCATGATCGAGCCGGAGGAGCGCGCCGGGGTGAGCCGGCTCATCGCCGGCGGCGAGTCCGCGGCCGAGAGCGAGGCCCGCCCGTGAGCGCCGGCCCGGCCCTCAGCCCCCGGGCGGAACTGCCCGACCACGCCCCCCACGTCCTGGTGGTCGACGACGACCGCCGCCTGCGCGACCTGCTGGCCCGCTTCCTCGGCGAGAACGGCTACCGCGTCACCGCCGCCGCCAGCGCCGCCGAGGCGCGGGCGCGGGGCCGCAGCCTCGTCTTCGACGCGGTGGTGCTCGACGTGATGATGCCGGGCGAGACCGGCTTCGACTATGCCCGCCAGATCCGCCTGACCTCGCAGGTGCCGATCCTGATGCTCACCGCCCGCTCGAACCCGAACGACCGGGTCACCGGGCTCGAGATCGGCGCCGACGACTACCTGCCGAAGCCCTTCGAGCCGCGGGAACTGATCCTGCGCCTCAACAACATCCTGCGCCGCAGCGCCCGCGGGCCGGCCGACGGCACGGCCGCCCCCCTCGACGCCGTGCGCTTCGGGCCGTTCCAGTTCCGCATCGAGCGCGGCGAGCTCACCCGCGACGACGAGGCGATCCGCCTCTCCGAGCGCGAGCGCGAGATCCTGACCATCCTGGCGCTCGCCCGCGGCGGCAATGTCGAGCGCGAGGCGCTGACCGGCACCAACGGCGCCGCCAACGAGCGCACCGTCGACGTACAGATGAACCGCCTGCGCCGGCGCATCGAGGACGACCCGGCCAACCCGCGCTACGTGCAGACGGTGCGCGGCGTCGGCTACCGGCTGGTCCTGGACTGAGCCGGCTCGGCTTCTCGTCGTGTCGCAGGTTTTGATCGCAAAACCGGAGGCCCTCCTTGCGAAACCTGCTCAGGCCGATGGCCGCCCCGACCCTCGCCGGGACGCTGCCGACGCCCCGGCGGGCCTGGCGCCGGCTCGGCCGCCTGATCGGCGACCGGCTGCCGAAGGGGCTCTACGCCCGCTCGCTCATCATCATCATCGCCCCGATGGTGCTGCTGCAATCGGTGATCGCCTACACCTTCATGGAGCGGCACTGGCAACTGGTGACACGGCGCCTGTCGGCCGCCGTGACCGCCGACGTCGCGGCGCTCATCGACATCTACGAGAGCTATCCGCAGGAGAAGGGCTCCGAGACCCTGGAGCGCATCGCCAGCGAGCGGCTGAACCTCGACATCGACATCCTGGAGGGCGCCACCCTGCCGGCGCCCGGCCCGCGGCCGTTCTTCTCGCTCCTCGACGAGGCCCTGTCCGACGAGCTGCGCCGCCAGATCGCCCGGCCGTTCTGGATCGACACGGTCGGCCGCTCCAGCCTGATCGAGATCCGGGTCGAGATCCCCGGCGGGGTGATGCGGGTGATCGCCCGGCGCAGCCAGGCCTACGCCTCGAACTCGCACATCTTCCTGCTCTGGATGGGCGGCTCGTCGCTGGTGCTCCTCGGCGTCGCGATCCTGTTCCTGCGCAACCAGATCCGGCCGATCCTGCGGCTGGCCGACGTCGCCGAGAGCTTCGGCAAGGGCCGCGAGCTCGATTTCCGCCCCCGCGGCGCCCGCGAGGTGCGCAAGGCCGGCCACGCCTTCATCGAGATGAAGCGGCGCATCGAGCGGGCGATGGAGCAGCGCACCACGATGCTCAACGGGGTGAGCCACGACCTGCGCACCATCATCACCCGCTTCCGGCTCTCCCTGGTGCTGCTGCCGCAGACGCCCGAGATCGAGGACCTGCAGCGCGACGTCGACGAGATGAGCCGGATGCTCGAGGCCTATCTCGCCTTCGCGAAGGGCGATTCCGGCGAGCCGGCCGCGGCCATCGACCTCAGGGCGCTGCTCGAGGACGTGCGCACCGACGTGGAGCGCTTGGGGGGCCACGTCTCCGAGGTGACGCTGGAGGGCCAGTCGACCGTGACGGTCCGGCCCGACGCGTTCCGGCGCTGCCTGTTCAACCTCGCCTCCAACGCCGCCCGCTACGGCGACACCATCGCGATCACCGCCCGCCAGGAGGCGCGCTGGCTCGCCGTCTCGATCGACGACGACGGCCCCGGGATTCCGCCCGAGCTGCGCGAGGAGGTGTTCAAGCCTTTCGTGCGCCTCGACGATGCCCGCCAGGATGCCGGCGGGTCGGGCCTCGGCCTCGCCATCGCCCTCGACATCGCCCGGGCCCATGGCGGCGACGTGGCGTTGCACGATTCTCCGCTCGGGGGCTTGCGGGCGACGGTGCGGGTGCCGGCCTGACCCGGCCGGCACAGGGAAACCCGACGCGAAGAAACCTGACGCAGCGTAATACGAAGTTAAGTCATCCCTCCCTAGCCTTCGGGCCGGGGCGGGGCGCAGGAGCGCGGCCCCGGCGGACGATCCGCGGGAACGCTCATGAGCCAGGCCGCCAGAATCCAGGATCCCGAGATCCGGCGCGAGCTGATGGACCTGCTGCCGCAGGCCGCCTTCATGCGCAACCGCGCCATCGCGGTGCTCCTGCCTTGCCTCAACGAGGAGGCGACGATCGGGCAGGTGGTGGCGGAGTTCCGCCGCGTCCTGCCGGGCGCGACCATCTATGTCTACGACAACAACTCCACCGACCGCACCGCGGCGGTCGCGGCGGCGGCGGGCGCGGTGGTGCGGCGCGAGCAGCGGCCCGGCAAGGGCAACGTCGTGAGGCGGATGTTCGCCGACATCGAGGCCGACCTCTACGTGCTCGCCGACGGCGACCTGACCTACGACGCCGCCGCCGCCGGCCGCCTGATCGACGCGCTGGTGACCGAGCAGGTCGACATGGTGGTGGGCGCCCGCGCGGGGGCCGCCGACGCCTTCGCGCGCGGCCACCGCTTCGGCAACTGGCTGTTCAACCGGCTGGTGATGCGCCTGTTCGGCGACGGCTTCACCGACATCCTGTCGGGCTACCGCGTCGTCTCGCGGCGCTTCGCCAAGTCGTTCCCGGCCTCGTCGTCGGGCTTCGAGATCGAGGCCGAGCTGTCGGTCCACGCCCTCGACCTGCGCCTCGCCACGGTCGAGATCCCCCTGCCCTACCGGGCCCGGCCGGAGGGCTCGGCGAGCAAGCTCAGCACGTGGCGGGACGGGGCGCGCATCCTCGGCAAGATCGCGCTGATGTACAAGGCGGTGCGGCCGCTGCGCTTCTTCGGCGGCCTCGCGGCGCTCCTCTCCGCGGCCGGCCTCGTCCTCGGGCTGCCGGTGGCCGTCACCTTCCTGGAGACCGGCCTGGTGCCCCGGCTGCCGACCGCCGTGCTCGCCGCCGCCCTGATGCAGCTCGCCTTCATCAGCCTGACCTGCGGCGTCATCGTCGACGCGGTGGGCGCGAGCCAGCGGGAGTTCAAGCGCATGCGCTACCTCGACCTGCCGGCGCCGGAGGCCCGGCCGTGACTGCCCCCGCCACCCTCGACGACACGCGCGACGAGGCGGCCCCCCGCGGCGACCGACCGACCGCCCCGGCCCGCCGGGC
Protein-coding regions in this window:
- a CDS encoding HWE histidine kinase domain-containing protein → MTRITHSRRFAKGRADCYRSVVRPYEPSGNHTPLSRMIDPQCGAEVERSAALHAYKLLDAPREQDFDDIARMASRICGTPMAVVNLVDTHRQFFLAEVGLGVRETPLETSFCGHAILEEDLLVIPDARQDPRFDGNPLVHGTAGLQFYAGAVLKTPDGQPIGTMCVLDTKPRHLSELQIDMLRFLARQAMTQMELRRSVATRDRLLAEARAAEARRRDLAHEMAHRMKNLLSMVQAVATQTLRQATSMEEGRLAISHRLTALARAQDILLQADFKAADVCEVVAATIAPHQTSDRRIRLNGPGTLLTSQQALGLSLAVHELATNAAKYGALSNDDGTVDVAWTDEDNAFVFDWTERGGPAVVAPDRRGFGSKLIERIVASYFNGEGRIDFAPEGIRFRLVGKSDRLPVTA
- a CDS encoding response regulator, yielding MAQSLTPSRFAVLIVEDDALVRAEAVDLCAEAGFTTYEARNADQAIGQLESHSDIRVLFTDIEMPGTMDGLKLAHGVQDRWPPISIIVTSGRITVGKDDMPENGLFFAKPYPPEAILRTLLDIAGHLGDEAGG
- a CDS encoding DUF1127 domain-containing protein encodes the protein MTISFAPLFGVLSLALGVGRKAAQIVARIVTLWINRRAAYRLAELDDRALKDIGLTRNDVESVLDLPFRQDPTVPLVLRRRARRQPPPPAVSMRLAARDGRAVEGRARDA
- a CDS encoding LysR substrate-binding domain-containing protein: MHPLDIDQLRTLVAIAESGSFTRAAEAVNKTQSAVSMQMKRLEERIGREIFAKAGRGVRLTDDGERLLDYARRIVRLQTECLATFDEGDLAGRVRLGLPDDYVDRYLPEILGRFARTHPRAEVTVICEPTDMLAERIAAGDIDLAIVTEAKGSPKDKGRRTIETVRTEALLWVTSSRHAVHAEHPVPLALGRPACNWRRAAIEALERGGRDSRILFVSWNSTAVGAAVLAGLAVSVLPESALRPGMRVLGPQEGFATLPACRIGLMRHRSGEPNPLADILAGQIRQCLDNLGLAAE
- a CDS encoding Flp family type IVb pilin, whose amino-acid sequence is MRGRSRVTEVIRRFRREQSGATAIEYALIATLIFLALTGALAVYGNSAGGLYSNLSNRFISALH
- a CDS encoding DUF3072 domain-containing protein; the protein is MTATAKATTAKTQKAETEDHDTKHHDTKHHETENPKQDPKDTSNRIKDPKDWTTGSEPMTGAQASYLKTLAEQAKDEDAFDPDLDKAEASQRIDALRKETGKA
- a CDS encoding branched-chain amino acid aminotransferase — encoded protein: MSVIPFDQREGHIWFDGRMVPWADAKIHVLSHGLHYGSSVFEGERAYGGQIFKCTEHSQRLRRSAELLDFEVPYSVAEIDAAKRLVLKESGLQDAYLRPVAWRGSEMMGVSAQHNTIHLAIAAWEWPSYFDPATKMKGIRLDLADYRRPDPRTAPSASKAAGLYMICTISKHRAENKGYADALMLDWEDNVAECTGANVFFIQDGVIHTPTADRFLNGITRQTVIELARRRGYEVVERRIRPEEMAGFTECFITGSAAEVTPVSEIAQYRFTPAAMTKTLMDDYTAEVQPRAKAA
- a CDS encoding MarR family winged helix-turn-helix transcriptional regulator, which translates into the protein MTRAAKAGFSPACPCEEVRPVTKAARTRPAPIPDAANEDLPKVGYSPDTPAQELSEQDLSDDATAGAGEAPAYDLIELLFFAYRDFVADPDRILAEYGFGRAHHRVLHFVDRHPGLTIAELLDILRITKQSLNRVLKELIEQGYIAQRTGTSDRRHRLLTCTPEGRQLAQRLAGVQGRRVRRALAEAGPALREPASRFLLAMIEPEERAGVSRLIAGGESAAESEARP
- a CDS encoding response regulator, whose amino-acid sequence is MSAGPALSPRAELPDHAPHVLVVDDDRRLRDLLARFLGENGYRVTAAASAAEARARGRSLVFDAVVLDVMMPGETGFDYARQIRLTSQVPILMLTARSNPNDRVTGLEIGADDYLPKPFEPRELILRLNNILRRSARGPADGTAAPLDAVRFGPFQFRIERGELTRDDEAIRLSEREREILTILALARGGNVEREALTGTNGAANERTVDVQMNRLRRRIEDDPANPRYVQTVRGVGYRLVLD
- a CDS encoding ATP-binding protein → MAAPTLAGTLPTPRRAWRRLGRLIGDRLPKGLYARSLIIIIAPMVLLQSVIAYTFMERHWQLVTRRLSAAVTADVAALIDIYESYPQEKGSETLERIASERLNLDIDILEGATLPAPGPRPFFSLLDEALSDELRRQIARPFWIDTVGRSSLIEIRVEIPGGVMRVIARRSQAYASNSHIFLLWMGGSSLVLLGVAILFLRNQIRPILRLADVAESFGKGRELDFRPRGAREVRKAGHAFIEMKRRIERAMEQRTTMLNGVSHDLRTIITRFRLSLVLLPQTPEIEDLQRDVDEMSRMLEAYLAFAKGDSGEPAAAIDLRALLEDVRTDVERLGGHVSEVTLEGQSTVTVRPDAFRRCLFNLASNAARYGDTIAITARQEARWLAVSIDDDGPGIPPELREEVFKPFVRLDDARQDAGGSGLGLAIALDIARAHGGDVALHDSPLGGLRATVRVPA
- a CDS encoding glycosyltransferase family 2 protein; the protein is MSQAARIQDPEIRRELMDLLPQAAFMRNRAIAVLLPCLNEEATIGQVVAEFRRVLPGATIYVYDNNSTDRTAAVAAAAGAVVRREQRPGKGNVVRRMFADIEADLYVLADGDLTYDAAAAGRLIDALVTEQVDMVVGARAGAADAFARGHRFGNWLFNRLVMRLFGDGFTDILSGYRVVSRRFAKSFPASSSGFEIEAELSVHALDLRLATVEIPLPYRARPEGSASKLSTWRDGARILGKIALMYKAVRPLRFFGGLAALLSAAGLVLGLPVAVTFLETGLVPRLPTAVLAAALMQLAFISLTCGVIVDAVGASQREFKRMRYLDLPAPEARP